In Mytilus edulis chromosome 7, xbMytEdul2.2, whole genome shotgun sequence, a single genomic region encodes these proteins:
- the LOC139482412 gene encoding zinc finger protein 180-like encodes MESKKDNGLSIYIKTEPNDHGDYLPENRSENFACSSYHGYAEKNRISMGKRPEHYEYDAYKAKYASENNMIYAEYNRPNLIRNNEHEYDGFQLENSSETNTDKNNREKNRLAINRPKSPNEYDAFLSKIRSKADEFMHYSENLRTDSSVRLNEYEQNQSKNRSEDVAIDYSLVQEIKKEPVEEDHCLSEAEIKDAMYMHQNLQINQEKPNQSRIFVKNTENGTQLSLNSNTKDNPDLVRNTAYKDEMMHITDNSREADLDLNKEICKAVEREIRENNGLLNKEKQAPQISNTDMTQIRDKFVDQGNESKDDKNCEPIDKPGLRNSDNTLKYYARTCTDIINASIAGIINSEATKKCEVGGVKNKRKRRSPKFNSNSNTNSDEHLKSSETFEESMYIINSSSPVFSNTADQTNVSAETKSAKGKSPWICQTCGKEFLHFSRLKTHTRTHTGEKPFICGTCGKSYASAASLANHVRVHTGEEFTCSTCGKTFVNPANLKLHIRTHSGEKPYICATCGKAFAQLVHLRLHDRTHTGEKPFICQICGVGFSQASNLRYHKQTHTDEKQYHCNICGKGFNRPDYLKDHEQTHSGDKTHVCDICERGFSRLKDFQAHLRTHTGEKPYICHICGIGFCQSGNLASHVRTHSGERPYPCTTCGREFNRWSNLKSHVQTHNEEKRFSCEICGKGFNRQDRLKKHGRIHTRDDSFKSLEGMDMTEDDVKSDTPMENEDLEEPESHLRNKEKCSVDMDSEQKVGESLENVQRSEGNLEKGGKLTVKLWKNQEFSKNFKEVQRSTVINNEKSIENMININNEHEFGENWEMNQRYEVNMGNNQNSTVDMTKDHKHDQPINNYKNIEKSALNEINNEKSAEHFEKNEKSQINMDNSGNSLETLENENKTPCALGGSNNENSDGQDETEVNFMEHDG; translated from the coding sequence ATGGAAAGTAAGAAGGATAATGGACTCAGTATTTATATCAAAACAGAACCAAATGACCATGGCGACTACTTACCAGAAAATAGATCGGAAAATTTTGCATGTTCGAGTTACCATGGTTATGCTGAAAAGAATAGAATAAGTATGGGTAAAAGACCAGAACATTATGAATATGATGCCTATAAGGCTAAATATGCATCTGAAAATAATATGATTTATGCTGAATACAATAGACCAAATTTAATACGAAACAATGAACATGAATATGATGGTTTTCAACTTGAAAATAGTTCAGAAACTAACACAGATAAAAATAATAGGGAAAAAAACAGACTTGCTATAAATAGACCGAAAAGTCCAAATGAATATGATGCCTTCTTGTCTAAAATTAGATCAAAAGCTGACGAATTTATGCACTACTCTGAAAATCTCAGAACAGATTCTAGTGTAAGACTTAATGAATATGAACAGAATCAATCTAAAAATAGATCTGAAGATGTTGCCATTGACTACAGTCTGGTACAAGAAATAAAAAAGGAACCAGTTGAGGAAGACCATTGCCTTTCTGAAGCAGAAATCAAAGATGCTATGTACATGcatcaaaatttacaaataaaccAAGAAAAACCTAATCAGAGTCGAATTTTCGTTAAAAACACTGAAAATGGAACTCAACTTAGTTTAAACTCTAATACCAAAGATAACCCTGATCTTGTGAGAAACACAGCATATAAAGATGAAATGATGCACATCACCGATAATTCTAGAGAGGCTGATTTAGATTTAAACAAAGAGATATGCAAAGCAGTTGAAAGAGAAATTCGTGAAAATAATGGTTTATTAAACAAGGAAAAACAAGCACCGCAAATCTCTAATACAGATATGACACAGATAAGGGATAAATTTGTAGATCAAGGAAATGAATCCAAAGATGATAAAAATTGTGAACCTATTGATAAACCAGGATTAAGAAATTCTGACAATACCTTGAAGTATTATGCCAGGACGTGTACAGACATAATCAATGCATCAATAGCAGGTATTATAAACTCTGAGGCTACGAAAAAGTGTGAAGTTGGGGGagtgaaaaacaaaagaaaaagaagaagtcCAAAgttcaattcaaattcaaatacaaaTTCAGATGAACATTTAAAAAGCAGTGAAACGTTCGAGGAAAGTATGTATATAATAAACAGTTCGTCACCAGTGTTTTCGAACACAGCTGATCAGACGAATGTAAGTGCAGAGACTAAATCAGCTAAAGGAAAATCACCATGGATTTGTCAAACTTGTGGTAAAGAATTTTTGCATTTCTCACGTTTAAAGACACACACGAGAACGCATACTGGCGAAAAACCATTCATCTGTGGAACATGTGGTAAGAGCTATGCCAGTGCAGCGAGCCTGGCCAATCATGTGAGAGTCCATACGGGTGAAGAATTCACTTGTAGTACCTGTGGGAAAACCTTTGTAAACCCAGCAAATCTAAAGTTGCATATTCGAACGCACTCAGGAGAAAAACCATACATCTGTGCTACGTGTGGCAAAGCATTTGCTCAGTTGGTACATCTACGATTACATGATAGAACCCATACTGGTGAAAAACCGTTCATCTGTCAAATATGTGGCGTAGGATTCAGTCAAGCATCAAATCTGAGGTACCACAAGCAGACGCACACTGATGAAAAACAATATCACTGTAATATTTGTGGAAAAGGATTTAATCGACCGGATTATCTAAAAGATCATGAACAAACACATTCAGGTGATAAAACTCATGTCTGTGACATTTGCGAAAGAGGGTTTAGTAGGCTTAAAGATTTTCAGGCCCATCTtcgaacacatacaggtgaaaaaCCATATATTTGTCACATATGTGGAATTGGCTTTTGTCAGTCAGGAAATCTCGCATCTCATGTTCGAACGCACAGTGGCGAAAGACCATACCCGTGCACTACATGTGGACGAGAATTCAATCGCTGGTCAAATCTTAAGTCACATGTTCAAACCCACAATGAAGAAAAACGATTCAGTTGTGAAATATGTGGAAAAGGATTTAATCGACAAGATCGACTGAAGAAACACGGTAGAATACATACGAGGGATGATAGTTTTAAATCTTTGGAGGGTATGGATATGACGGAGGATGATGTTAAATCTGACACACCTATGGAAAACGAAGATCTAGAAGAACCTGAATCTCACCTGAGAAATAAGGAAAAGTGTTCAGTAGACATGGACAGTGAACAAAAAGTGGGAGAAAGTCTGGAAAATGTCCAAAGATCTGAAGGGAATTTGGAAAAGGGAGGCAAATTAACAGTTAAACTTTGGAAAAACCaagaattttctaaaaattttaaaGAGGTTCAAAGATCGACagtaataaataatgaaaaatctatagaaaacatgataaacattaaCAATGAACATGAATTTGGAGAAAATTGGGAAATGAATCAAAGATATGAAGTAAATATGGGAAATAATCAAAATTCTACAGTGGACATGACAAAAGACCATAAACATGATCAACctataaacaattataaaaatattgaaaaatctgCGTTGAACGAGATAAACAATGAGAAATCGGCtgaacattttgagaaaaatgaaaaatctcaAATAAACATGGACAATTCTGGAAATTCTTTGGAAACCttggaaaatgaaaacaaaacaccaTGTGCACTAGGTGGTAGTAATAATGAGAATTCTGATGGACAGGATGAAACGGAAGTTAATTTTATGGAACATGATGGATAA